A region from the Triticum aestivum cultivar Chinese Spring chromosome 3D, IWGSC CS RefSeq v2.1, whole genome shotgun sequence genome encodes:
- the LOC542957 gene encoding ABC transporter C family member 3 isoform X1, with translation MAATASERSLPCLFLHGASAGAHLILALAVAGSRLFPRRGKDTAVAVGGFRCYAVAACATWALAAFQLLLAAYSCYLGAGAGWPLDAVVEQADAAARAVAWLLLAAYLQFEFRREERFPAPLRLWWALFLLLSVVAVAVHAATSLDGLPVPARSWALDAVSVLAAVVLLVAGLFGKSELAGGSASEEPLLDGASESDSADASAFAGAGLLGVLAFSWMGPLLAVGHKKALGLEDVPELDPGDSVAGLLPSFKANLETLSGDGTPCQRVTAFKLAKVLVRTFRWHVAVTALYALVYNVATYVGPYLIDSLVQYLNGGDERHARKGQLLVLAFIAAKVFECLSQQHSCFRLQQVGIRARSALVAVLYEKGLALSGRSRQAHSSGEMVNIVGVDADRVGNSSWYIHDLWLVPLQVGMAMFVLYSTLGLASLAALGATAAVMLVNVPSVKVQEKLQQNLMRSKDVRMKATSEILRNMRILKLQGWEMKFLSKIIALRKTETNWLKKYLYTSTIITFIFWSAPTFIAVVTFGACVLMGIPLESGKVLSALATLRVLQESIYNLPDRISAIIQTKVSLDRIASFLCLEEFPTDAVQRLPIGSSDVAIEVSNGCFSWDASPEMPTLKDLNFQARRGMRVAVCGTVGSGKSSLLSCILGEVPKLSGVVKTCGTVAYVSQSAWIQSGKVQENILFGKQMDSEKYDRVLELCSLKKDLESFPSGDQTVIGERGINLSGGQKQRVQIARALYQDADIYLFDDPFSAVDAHTGSHIFKECLLGALAQKTVLYVTHQLEFLPAADLILVIKDGVIAQSGRYNDILSSGEEFMQLVGAHQDALAAIDAIDVPNGASEAFSSSDAASLSGSLPSADKKDKQNVKQDDGHGQSGQLVQEEERERGRVGFWVYWKYLTLAYGGALVPFVLLAQMLFEVLHIASNYWMAWAAPASKDVEPPVSMYTLIYVYVALALGSSVCTFVRALFLVPAAYKTATLLFNKMHVSIFRAPMSFFDSTPSGRILNRASTDQSLVDTSIANRMGSIAFAFIQLGGTIVVMSQVAWQVFVVFIPVIAICLWYQRYYIDTARELQRMVGICKAPIIQHFVESITGSTIIRSFGKENQFLSTNNQLMDAYSRPKFYNAGAMEWLCFRMDMLSSLTFAISLIFLINLPTGIIDPGIAGLVVTYGLNLNIMQVTLVTSMCNLENKIISVERILQYLSLPEEAPLSMSEDGLAHNWPSEGEIQLHNLHVKYAPQLPFVLKGLTVTFPGGMKTGIVGRTGSGKSTLIQALFRIMDPTIGQITVDGVDICTIGLHDLRSRLSIIPQDPTMFDGTVRHNLDPLGEYTDNQIWEALDHCQLGDEVRRKELKLDSPVVENGENWSVGQRQLVCLGRVILRRTKILVLDEATASVDTATDNLIQKTLQQHFSGATVITIAHRITSVLHSDIVLLLDNGMAVEHQTPARLLEDKSSLFSKLVAEYTMRSTRT, from the exons atggcggcgacggcgagcgagCGATCACTGCCCTGCCTCTTCCTCCACGGCGCCAGCGCCGGGGCCCACCTCATCCTCGCGCTCGCCGTGGCTGGGAGCCGGCTCTTCCCCCGCCGCGGGAAGGACACGGCCGTCGCCGTGGGCGGGTTCCGGTGCTACGCGGTGGCGGCCTGCGCCACGTGGGCTCTGGCGGCGTTCCAGCTCCTCCTCGCCGCGTACTCCTGCTACCTGGGCGCCGGCGCCGGGTGGCCGCTCgacgcggtggtggagcaggcggaTGCCGCCGCGCGCGCGGTGGCGTGGCTGCTGCTCGCGGCGTACCTGCAGTTCGAGTTCCGCCGCGAGGAGCGGTTCCCCGCGCCGCTCAGGCTCTGGTGGGCGCTCTTCCTGCTGCTCtcggtcgtcgccgtcgccgtgcaCGCCGCGACGAGCCTCGACGGGCTCCCCGTGCCCGCGCGATCGTGGGCGCTCGACGCCGTCTCGGTCCTCGCGGCCGTGGTGCTGCTCGTCGCCGGGCTGTTCGGCAAGAGCGAACTAGCGGGCGGTTCTGCTTCAGAGGAGCCCCTGCTAGATGGCGCGAGCGAGAGCGACAGCGCCGATGCCTCCGCGTTCGCCGGCGCCGGCCTCCTCGGCGTCCTCGCCTTCTCCTGGATGGGCCCGCTGCTCGCCGTGGGCCACAAGAAGGCCCTCGGCCTCGAGGACGTCCCGGAGCTCGACCCCGGCGACAGCGTGGCCGGCCTGCTCCCGTCGTTCAAGGCCAACCTCGAGACGCTGTCCGGCGACGGCACCCCCTGCCAGAGAGTGACGGCGTTCAAGCTCGCCAAGGTCCTGGTGCGCACCTTCCGGTGGCACGTCGCGGTGACCGCGCTCTACGCGCTCGTCTACAACGTGGCCACCTACGTCGGCCCGTACCTCATCGACTCCCTCGTGCAGTACCTCAACGGCGGCGACGAGAGGCACGCGAGGAAGGGGCAGCTCCTCGTCCTCGCCTTCATCGCAGCCAAGGTGTTCGAGTGTTTGTCGCAGCAGCACTCGTGCTTCCGGCTGCAGCAGGTCGGGATACGCGCGCGGTCCGCGCTCGTCGCCGTCTTGTACGAGAAAGGGCTGGCCCTCTCCGGCCGCTCCAGGCAGGCCCACTCGAGCGGCGAGATGGTCAACATCGTCGGCGTCGACGCCGACCGCGTGGGGAACTCCTCCTGGTACATCCACGACCTGTGGCTGGTACCGCTCCAAGTAGGCATGGCGATGTTCGTCCTCTACTCCACTCTCGGCCTTGCCTCGCTCGCCGCGCTCGGCGCCACCGCGGCCGTCATGCTCGTCAACGTTCCTTCGGTGAAAGTCCAGGAGAAGCTCCAGCAGAATCTGATGAGGAGCAAGGACGTTCGGATGAAGGCCACGTCCGAGATCCTGCGCAACATGAGGATCCTCAAGCTGCAGGGGTGGGAGATGAAGTTCTTGTCCAAGATCATCGCCCTCAGGAAGACAGAAACAAACTGGCTCAAGAAGTACCTTTACACCTcgaccatcatcaccttcatctTCTGGAGCGCCCCTACATTCATCGCCGTGGTCACCTTCGGAGCGTGCGTCCTGATGGGGATACCATTGGAGTCGGGCAAGGTGCTGTCTGCGTTGGCCACGCTCCGGGTGCTGCAGGAATCGATATACAACCTTCCGGACAGGATCTCGGCCATCATCCAGACCAAGGTGTCTCTTGACAGGATAGCATCCTTCCTATGCCTCGAGGAGTTCCCGACGGACGCCGTGCAGAGGCTGCCAATCGGCAGCTCAGATGTTGCAATCGAGGTCAGCAATGGGTGCTTCTCCTGGGACGCCTCGCCTGAAATGCCAACGCTCAAGGACCTCAACTTTCAAGCTCGGCGAGGCATGCGTGTTGCAGTCTGCGGGACGGTCGGCTCCGGGAAATCGAGCCTGCTCTCTTGCATTCTTGGCGAGGTTCCGAAGCTATCAGGAGTGGTCAAGACTTGTGGGACAGTAGCCTATGTGAGCCAGTCAGCGTGGATACAGAGCGGCAAGGTTCAGGAGAACATACTGTTCGGCAAGCAGATGGACAGTGAGAAGTATGACAGAGTGCTAGAGCTGTGTTCGCTGAAGAAAGACCTGGAGAGCTTCCCGTCGGGCGACCAGACGGTCATTGGGGAGCGAGGCATCAACCTCAGCGGTGGGCAGAAGCAGAGAGTTCAGATAGCACGGGCTCTGTATCAGGACGCCGACATTTATTTGTTCGACGATCCCTTCAGTGCTGTCGATGCTCATACAGGATCCCACATATTCAAG GAATGCTTGCTTGGGGCTTTGGCTCAAAAAACAGTGCTGTATGTCACTCATCAGCTTGAATTTTTACCTGCAGCTGATCTTATTCTG GTAATTAAAGATGGGGTAATAGCACAGTCTGGCCGATACAACGATATACTTAGTTCAGGGGAAGAGTTTATGCAACTGGTTGGTGCTCACCAGGATGCTCTTGCAGCAATCGACGCAATCGATGTTCCAAATGGAGCCAGTGAGGCTTTCTCGTCCAGCGACGCAGCAAGCCTGTCCGGGTCACTGCCATCAGCTGACAAAAAGGATAAGCAAAATGTCAAGCAAGATGATGGCCATGGTCAGAGTGGGCAGCTGGTGCAGGAAGAAGAAAGGGAGAGAGGCAGGGTGGGGTTTTGGGTCTACTGGAAGTACCTCACCTTAGCTTATGGGGGAGCTCTTGTGCCATTCGTGCTGCTCGCGCAGATGCTTTTCGAAGTGCTTCACATTGCTAGCAATTACTGGATGGCCTGGGCTGCTCCTGCGTCCAAGGACGTCGAGCCTCCGGTCAGCATGTACACACTGATATACGTCTATGTGGCATTGGCCCTAGGAAGCTCCGTGTGCACCTTCGTGAGAGCCCTGTTTCTTGTACCAGCCGCATACAAGACAGCAACTCTGCTGTTTAACAAGATGCATGTATCCATATTCAGAGCTCCGATGTCTTTCTTTGATTCCACTCCAAGTGGGCGCATCTTGAATAGG GCTTCGACTGATCAAAGCCTGGTGGACACCAGCATTGCTAACAGGATGGGTTCTATTGCGTTTGCCTTCATACAACTTGGTGGAACTATTGTTGTGATGTCTCAGGTTGCATGGCAGGTCTTTGTTGTTTTCATTCCTGTAATTGCTATCTGCCTCTGGTATCAG CGCTACTACATTGATACAGCCAGAGAGTTGCAAAGGATGGTCGGGATTTGCAAAGCTCCTATCATACAACATTTTGTAGAATCAATAACTGGATCAACAATCATTAGAAGTTTTGGCAAGGAAAATCAGTTTTTATCAACTAATAACCAGCTAATGGATGCCTACTCACGACCAAAATTCTACAATGCTGGAGCAATGGAGTGGCTTTGCTTCCGCATGGATATGCTATCATCCCTTACATTTGCCATCTCTTTGATATTTTTAATCAATCTGCCGACCGGTATCATTGATCCAG GAATTGCTGGCCTTGTAGTCACATATGGGCTTAATCTGAACATAATGCAAGTAACGCTTGTAACAAGCATGTGCAATTTGGAGAACAAGATCATCTCAGTAGAGAGAATTTTGCAATACCTAAGCCTTCCTGAAGAGGCCCCTCTTTCGATGTCTGAAGATGGGTTGGCCCATAACTGGCCATCAGAGGGAGAAATTCAGCTCCATAACCTCCAT GTGAAATATGCTCCACAACTACCGTTTGTTCTGAAGGGTCTTACGGTCACTTTTCCTGGAGGCATGAAGACGGGTATTGTTGGTAGAACAGGCAGTGGTAAATCAACTCTCATACAGGCCCTTTTCCGTATCATGGATCCCACCATCGGCCAGATAACAGTAGACGGCGTCGACATTTGCACCATCGGGTTGCATGATCTGAGATCTAGATTGAGCATTATACCGCAAGACCCAACGATGTTCGACGGAACCGTGAGACACAACCTTGACCCTCTAGGAGAGTACACTGACAATCAAATCTGGGAG GCCTTGGATCACTGTCAGCTAGGAGATGAAGTTCGGAGAAAGGAGCTGAAACTTGACTCACCAG TGGTGGAGAACGGAGAGAACTGGAGTGTGGGCCAGCGTCAGCTCGTTTGTCTCGGCAGGGTGATCCTGAGACGGACCAAGATACTGGTCCTGGACGAAGCCACCGCTTCGGTGGACACCGCAACAGATAACCTGATCCAGAAGACACTGCAGCAGCATTTCTCGGGGGCGACCGTCATCACGATCGCGCATCGAATCACCTCGGTCCTTCATAGTGATATAGTCTTGCTCCTTGACAATG GCATGGCTGTGGAGCACCAAACGCCAGCCAGGTTGCTGGAGGACAAATCCTCTCTGTTCTCAAAGCTTGTAGCAGAATACACGATGAGGTCGACGCGCACTTGA
- the LOC542957 gene encoding ABC transporter C family member 3 isoform X2, producing the protein MAATASERSLPCLFLHGASAGAHLILALAVAGSRLFPRRGKDTAVAVGGFRCYAVAACATWALAAFQLLLAAYSCYLGAGAGWPLDAVVEQADAAARAVAWLLLAAYLQFEFRREERFPAPLRLWWALFLLLSVVAVAVHAATSLDGLPVPARSWALDAVSVLAAVVLLVAGLFGKSELAGGSASEEPLLDGASESDSADASAFAGAGLLGVLAFSWMGPLLAVGHKKALGLEDVPELDPGDSVAGLLPSFKANLETLSGDGTPCQRVTAFKLAKVLVRTFRWHVAVTALYALVYNVATYVGPYLIDSLVQYLNGGDERHARKGQLLVLAFIAAKVFECLSQQHSCFRLQQVGIRARSALVAVLYEKGLALSGRSRQAHSSGEMVNIVGVDADRVGNSSWYIHDLWLVPLQVGMAMFVLYSTLGLASLAALGATAAVMLVNVPSVKVQEKLQQNLMRSKDVRMKATSEILRNMRILKLQGWEMKFLSKIIALRKTETNWLKKYLYTSTIITFIFWSAPTFIAVVTFGACVLMGIPLESGKVLSALATLRVLQESIYNLPDRISAIIQTKVSLDRIASFLCLEEFPTDAVQRLPIGSSDVAIEVSNGCFSWDASPEMPTLKDLNFQARRGMRVAVCGTVGSGKSSLLSCILGEVPKLSGVVKTCGTVAYVSQSAWIQSGKVQENILFGKQMDSEKYDRVLELCSLKKDLESFPSGDQTVIGERGINLSGGQKQRVQIARALYQDADIYLFDDPFSAVDAHTGSHIFKECLLGALAQKTVLYVTHQLEFLPAADLILVIKDGVIAQSGRYNDILSSGEEFMQLVGAHQDALAAIDAIDVPNGASEAFSSSDAASLSGSLPSADKKDKQNVKQDDGHGQSGQLVQEEERERGRVGFWVYWKYLTLAYGGALVPFVLLAQMLFEVLHIASNYWMAWAAPASKDVEPPVSMYTLIYVYVALALGSSVCTFVRALFLVPAAYKTATLLFNKMHVSIFRAPMSFFDSTPSGRILNRASTDQSLVDTSIANRMGSIAFAFIQLGGTIVVMSQVAWQVFVVFIPVIAICLWYQRYYIDTARELQRMVGICKAPIIQHFVESITGSTIIRSFGKENQFLSTNNQLMDAYSRPKFYNAGAMEWLCFRMDMLSSLTFAISLIFLINLPTGIIDPGKGFKHFLY; encoded by the exons atggcggcgacggcgagcgagCGATCACTGCCCTGCCTCTTCCTCCACGGCGCCAGCGCCGGGGCCCACCTCATCCTCGCGCTCGCCGTGGCTGGGAGCCGGCTCTTCCCCCGCCGCGGGAAGGACACGGCCGTCGCCGTGGGCGGGTTCCGGTGCTACGCGGTGGCGGCCTGCGCCACGTGGGCTCTGGCGGCGTTCCAGCTCCTCCTCGCCGCGTACTCCTGCTACCTGGGCGCCGGCGCCGGGTGGCCGCTCgacgcggtggtggagcaggcggaTGCCGCCGCGCGCGCGGTGGCGTGGCTGCTGCTCGCGGCGTACCTGCAGTTCGAGTTCCGCCGCGAGGAGCGGTTCCCCGCGCCGCTCAGGCTCTGGTGGGCGCTCTTCCTGCTGCTCtcggtcgtcgccgtcgccgtgcaCGCCGCGACGAGCCTCGACGGGCTCCCCGTGCCCGCGCGATCGTGGGCGCTCGACGCCGTCTCGGTCCTCGCGGCCGTGGTGCTGCTCGTCGCCGGGCTGTTCGGCAAGAGCGAACTAGCGGGCGGTTCTGCTTCAGAGGAGCCCCTGCTAGATGGCGCGAGCGAGAGCGACAGCGCCGATGCCTCCGCGTTCGCCGGCGCCGGCCTCCTCGGCGTCCTCGCCTTCTCCTGGATGGGCCCGCTGCTCGCCGTGGGCCACAAGAAGGCCCTCGGCCTCGAGGACGTCCCGGAGCTCGACCCCGGCGACAGCGTGGCCGGCCTGCTCCCGTCGTTCAAGGCCAACCTCGAGACGCTGTCCGGCGACGGCACCCCCTGCCAGAGAGTGACGGCGTTCAAGCTCGCCAAGGTCCTGGTGCGCACCTTCCGGTGGCACGTCGCGGTGACCGCGCTCTACGCGCTCGTCTACAACGTGGCCACCTACGTCGGCCCGTACCTCATCGACTCCCTCGTGCAGTACCTCAACGGCGGCGACGAGAGGCACGCGAGGAAGGGGCAGCTCCTCGTCCTCGCCTTCATCGCAGCCAAGGTGTTCGAGTGTTTGTCGCAGCAGCACTCGTGCTTCCGGCTGCAGCAGGTCGGGATACGCGCGCGGTCCGCGCTCGTCGCCGTCTTGTACGAGAAAGGGCTGGCCCTCTCCGGCCGCTCCAGGCAGGCCCACTCGAGCGGCGAGATGGTCAACATCGTCGGCGTCGACGCCGACCGCGTGGGGAACTCCTCCTGGTACATCCACGACCTGTGGCTGGTACCGCTCCAAGTAGGCATGGCGATGTTCGTCCTCTACTCCACTCTCGGCCTTGCCTCGCTCGCCGCGCTCGGCGCCACCGCGGCCGTCATGCTCGTCAACGTTCCTTCGGTGAAAGTCCAGGAGAAGCTCCAGCAGAATCTGATGAGGAGCAAGGACGTTCGGATGAAGGCCACGTCCGAGATCCTGCGCAACATGAGGATCCTCAAGCTGCAGGGGTGGGAGATGAAGTTCTTGTCCAAGATCATCGCCCTCAGGAAGACAGAAACAAACTGGCTCAAGAAGTACCTTTACACCTcgaccatcatcaccttcatctTCTGGAGCGCCCCTACATTCATCGCCGTGGTCACCTTCGGAGCGTGCGTCCTGATGGGGATACCATTGGAGTCGGGCAAGGTGCTGTCTGCGTTGGCCACGCTCCGGGTGCTGCAGGAATCGATATACAACCTTCCGGACAGGATCTCGGCCATCATCCAGACCAAGGTGTCTCTTGACAGGATAGCATCCTTCCTATGCCTCGAGGAGTTCCCGACGGACGCCGTGCAGAGGCTGCCAATCGGCAGCTCAGATGTTGCAATCGAGGTCAGCAATGGGTGCTTCTCCTGGGACGCCTCGCCTGAAATGCCAACGCTCAAGGACCTCAACTTTCAAGCTCGGCGAGGCATGCGTGTTGCAGTCTGCGGGACGGTCGGCTCCGGGAAATCGAGCCTGCTCTCTTGCATTCTTGGCGAGGTTCCGAAGCTATCAGGAGTGGTCAAGACTTGTGGGACAGTAGCCTATGTGAGCCAGTCAGCGTGGATACAGAGCGGCAAGGTTCAGGAGAACATACTGTTCGGCAAGCAGATGGACAGTGAGAAGTATGACAGAGTGCTAGAGCTGTGTTCGCTGAAGAAAGACCTGGAGAGCTTCCCGTCGGGCGACCAGACGGTCATTGGGGAGCGAGGCATCAACCTCAGCGGTGGGCAGAAGCAGAGAGTTCAGATAGCACGGGCTCTGTATCAGGACGCCGACATTTATTTGTTCGACGATCCCTTCAGTGCTGTCGATGCTCATACAGGATCCCACATATTCAAG GAATGCTTGCTTGGGGCTTTGGCTCAAAAAACAGTGCTGTATGTCACTCATCAGCTTGAATTTTTACCTGCAGCTGATCTTATTCTG GTAATTAAAGATGGGGTAATAGCACAGTCTGGCCGATACAACGATATACTTAGTTCAGGGGAAGAGTTTATGCAACTGGTTGGTGCTCACCAGGATGCTCTTGCAGCAATCGACGCAATCGATGTTCCAAATGGAGCCAGTGAGGCTTTCTCGTCCAGCGACGCAGCAAGCCTGTCCGGGTCACTGCCATCAGCTGACAAAAAGGATAAGCAAAATGTCAAGCAAGATGATGGCCATGGTCAGAGTGGGCAGCTGGTGCAGGAAGAAGAAAGGGAGAGAGGCAGGGTGGGGTTTTGGGTCTACTGGAAGTACCTCACCTTAGCTTATGGGGGAGCTCTTGTGCCATTCGTGCTGCTCGCGCAGATGCTTTTCGAAGTGCTTCACATTGCTAGCAATTACTGGATGGCCTGGGCTGCTCCTGCGTCCAAGGACGTCGAGCCTCCGGTCAGCATGTACACACTGATATACGTCTATGTGGCATTGGCCCTAGGAAGCTCCGTGTGCACCTTCGTGAGAGCCCTGTTTCTTGTACCAGCCGCATACAAGACAGCAACTCTGCTGTTTAACAAGATGCATGTATCCATATTCAGAGCTCCGATGTCTTTCTTTGATTCCACTCCAAGTGGGCGCATCTTGAATAGG GCTTCGACTGATCAAAGCCTGGTGGACACCAGCATTGCTAACAGGATGGGTTCTATTGCGTTTGCCTTCATACAACTTGGTGGAACTATTGTTGTGATGTCTCAGGTTGCATGGCAGGTCTTTGTTGTTTTCATTCCTGTAATTGCTATCTGCCTCTGGTATCAG CGCTACTACATTGATACAGCCAGAGAGTTGCAAAGGATGGTCGGGATTTGCAAAGCTCCTATCATACAACATTTTGTAGAATCAATAACTGGATCAACAATCATTAGAAGTTTTGGCAAGGAAAATCAGTTTTTATCAACTAATAACCAGCTAATGGATGCCTACTCACGACCAAAATTCTACAATGCTGGAGCAATGGAGTGGCTTTGCTTCCGCATGGATATGCTATCATCCCTTACATTTGCCATCTCTTTGATATTTTTAATCAATCTGCCGACCGGTATCATTGATCCAG GAAAAGGTTTCAAACACTTTTTATACTGA